Proteins encoded by one window of Fibrobacter sp.:
- a CDS encoding glutamine synthetase III: MSVSYRKKTINEIAKEATAPTKPAAPVSVDFYGEDVFNAEAMREYLPKDVCEKLIATINEGAALDASIAGDVAHAMKKWAMDRGATHFTHWFQPLTGSTAEKHDSFLEPDGCRAIMAFSGKNLIVGEPDASSFPSGGLRSTFEARGYTAWDPTSPAFIKRHGNGATLCIPTAFCSYTGEALDKKTPLLRSLQALSKSTRRLMTCFKAGPKKTTVTLGAEQEYFLIDKRFYLQRPDLYQAGRTLFGAAPAKHQQMDDHYFGSIPARILNFMNEVETELWKLGIPAKTRHNEVAPAQFELAPMFEEVNLACDHNMQIMEVLRNVADKNGLVCLLHEKPFAGVNGSGKHNNWSVSYGKGNLLNPGKDPHQNAVFLTTLCAIIYAVDTHADLLRMTTAGAGNDHRLGANEAPPAIVSMFLGDQLMDVIEQIEQGVPKSSKQAGALRIGADMLPPLPRDATDRNRTSPFAFTGNKFEFRAPGSSQSCSEPNVVLNTIVAEAFDMIAEQLEKLDEKNFHTGLQKILQKIVKEHKRVIFNGNGYTDEWVAEAERRGLPNIRTSVEALKALTKEENIQLFEKYGVMNRREMESRYEINVEDFHKRIHIEGEVCRDMAKNIIMPKVVEAYSSALKTNEMALNQGFPGVDAYVKSLGEGVKNLSAAIATMEDSLNGLHEGILDAMAGLRKVVDGLEKVVPDELWPLPKYREMLFIY, encoded by the coding sequence ATGAGCGTAAGCTACCGCAAAAAGACAATCAACGAAATCGCGAAGGAAGCGACCGCGCCGACCAAGCCGGCAGCCCCGGTGAGCGTGGACTTCTACGGCGAAGACGTGTTCAACGCTGAAGCCATGCGCGAATACCTTCCCAAGGACGTCTGCGAAAAGTTGATCGCGACCATCAACGAAGGTGCCGCCCTCGACGCGAGCATCGCGGGCGATGTGGCGCACGCCATGAAGAAGTGGGCGATGGACCGCGGTGCCACGCACTTTACGCACTGGTTCCAGCCGCTCACCGGCTCTACCGCCGAAAAGCACGACTCCTTCCTGGAACCGGACGGCTGCCGCGCCATCATGGCGTTCAGCGGCAAGAACCTCATCGTCGGTGAACCGGACGCATCGTCCTTCCCGAGCGGGGGACTCCGTTCCACGTTCGAAGCCCGCGGCTACACCGCCTGGGACCCGACCTCTCCGGCATTCATCAAGCGTCACGGTAACGGCGCCACGCTCTGCATCCCGACCGCGTTCTGCAGCTATACCGGCGAAGCGCTCGACAAGAAGACTCCGCTCCTGCGTAGCCTGCAGGCCCTTTCCAAGTCTACCCGCCGCCTCATGACCTGCTTCAAGGCCGGCCCCAAAAAGACGACGGTGACGCTCGGTGCCGAACAGGAATACTTCCTGATTGACAAGCGCTTCTACCTGCAACGCCCCGACCTTTACCAGGCCGGCCGCACGCTGTTCGGTGCCGCTCCCGCGAAGCACCAGCAGATGGACGACCACTACTTCGGCAGCATTCCGGCCCGCATCTTGAACTTCATGAACGAAGTCGAGACCGAACTCTGGAAGCTCGGCATTCCGGCCAAGACGCGCCACAACGAAGTCGCGCCCGCGCAGTTCGAACTCGCCCCGATGTTCGAAGAAGTGAACCTCGCGTGCGACCACAACATGCAAATCATGGAAGTGCTCCGCAACGTGGCCGACAAGAACGGTCTCGTGTGCCTGTTGCACGAAAAGCCTTTCGCCGGCGTGAACGGTTCCGGCAAGCACAACAACTGGTCTGTCTCTTACGGCAAGGGTAACTTGCTCAACCCGGGCAAGGACCCGCACCAGAACGCCGTGTTCCTTACCACGCTCTGTGCCATCATCTATGCCGTCGACACCCATGCCGACCTGCTCCGCATGACCACGGCTGGTGCCGGCAACGATCACCGCCTCGGTGCGAACGAAGCTCCTCCGGCAATCGTCTCCATGTTCCTCGGCGACCAGCTCATGGACGTCATCGAACAAATCGAACAAGGCGTGCCCAAGTCCAGTAAGCAGGCCGGCGCGCTTCGTATCGGTGCCGATATGCTTCCGCCGCTTCCGCGCGACGCTACCGACCGTAACCGTACTTCGCCGTTCGCCTTCACCGGCAACAAGTTCGAATTCCGCGCTCCGGGTAGTAGCCAGAGCTGCTCCGAACCGAACGTGGTTCTGAACACCATCGTGGCCGAGGCGTTCGACATGATTGCCGAACAACTCGAGAAGCTCGACGAGAAGAACTTCCACACGGGCCTGCAGAAGATCCTGCAGAAGATCGTGAAGGAACACAAGCGCGTTATCTTCAACGGCAACGGCTATACCGACGAATGGGTCGCCGAGGCCGAACGTCGCGGACTCCCGAATATCCGCACCTCCGTGGAAGCCCTCAAGGCCCTCACCAAGGAAGAGAATATCCAGCTGTTCGAGAAGTACGGCGTGATGAACCGCCGCGAAATGGAATCCCGCTACGAAATCAACGTCGAGGACTTCCACAAGCGCATCCACATCGAAGGCGAAGTCTGCCGCGACATGGCGAAGAACATCATCATGCCGAAGGTGGTCGAGGCCTACTCCAGCGCCCTCAAGACGAACGAGATGGCCTTGAATCAAGGCTTCCCGGGCGTCGATGCCTACGTGAAGTCCTTGGGTGAAGGCGTCAAGAACCTGAGCGCCGCAATCGCTACGATGGAAGACAGCCTGAACGGTCTCCACGAAGGCATTCTCGATGCGATGGCCGGCCTCCGCAAGGTTGTCGACGGTCTCGAAAAGGTGGTGCCGGACGAGTTGTGGCCGCTGCCGAAGTATCGTGAGATGTTGTTTATTTATTAA
- a CDS encoding sigma-54-dependent Fis family transcriptional regulator: protein MLNETEEIEKLKAQVERYEREIRELRDIIDEKPGKMVGNSGEMRAVYKQIKACAGNDAPALIYGNDGTGKELTARTIAELSPRKGGPFTVLGCANLRESFGNPASAFESELFGYERGAFLGANTRHIGKAELANGGTLFLDDVSALGLPDQEKLLRFMQGQTFNRLGGNMQLHSDVRLIAASSKNLEEMMQQKLFREDLFYRLNIVQITLPDLAQRKSDILLLAEHFIAQVNLKYGRHVMRLSTPAIDMLMSYHWPGNVQELENCIERAALATTDDCIHSHDLPPTLQTDVTSKTSIIPEGGASLETLLESYEKEILTEALRRNNGNLSAAGRDLSVSPRMMHYKVNKFKLVT, encoded by the coding sequence ATGCTTAACGAAACCGAAGAAATCGAGAAGCTAAAGGCGCAGGTCGAGCGGTACGAACGCGAGATCCGCGAACTGCGCGACATCATCGACGAGAAGCCCGGCAAGATGGTCGGGAACAGCGGCGAGATGCGCGCAGTTTACAAGCAGATCAAGGCCTGCGCCGGCAACGACGCGCCCGCGCTCATCTACGGCAACGACGGCACCGGCAAGGAACTCACCGCCCGCACCATCGCGGAACTTTCCCCGCGCAAAGGAGGGCCGTTCACCGTTCTCGGGTGCGCGAACCTGCGCGAAAGTTTCGGGAACCCGGCAAGCGCCTTCGAGAGCGAACTCTTCGGTTACGAACGCGGAGCGTTCCTCGGCGCGAATACCCGGCACATCGGCAAGGCGGAACTCGCAAACGGCGGGACGCTCTTCCTGGACGACGTCTCGGCGCTCGGCCTCCCCGACCAGGAAAAACTCCTGCGCTTTATGCAAGGCCAGACCTTCAACCGCCTGGGCGGAAACATGCAACTCCATTCCGACGTGCGCCTCATCGCAGCCTCGAGCAAAAACCTCGAAGAGATGATGCAGCAAAAGCTCTTCCGCGAAGACCTCTTCTACCGCCTGAACATCGTGCAGATTACGCTCCCCGACCTGGCGCAGCGCAAGAGCGACATATTGCTTTTGGCGGAACATTTCATCGCGCAAGTGAACCTCAAGTACGGTCGCCACGTGATGCGCCTTTCCACGCCCGCCATCGACATGCTCATGAGCTACCACTGGCCGGGCAACGTACAGGAACTCGAGAACTGCATCGAACGCGCGGCGCTCGCCACCACCGACGACTGCATCCATTCGCACGACTTGCCGCCCACGCTGCAAACCGATGTCACCAGCAAAACGTCTATCATCCCCGAAGGGGGCGCCTCGCTCGAGACGCTCCTTGAAAGCTACGAGAAGGAAATTCTGACCGAGGCGCTCCGCCGCAACAACGGGAACCTTTCCGCCGCCGGACGCGACCTCTCCGTAAGCCCCCGCATGATGCACTACAAAGTAAATAAATTCAAATTAGTTACTTAA
- a CDS encoding tetratricopeptide repeat protein, translating to MGVYNIVIGNKSEAIAYFKQILKANPEDFRTRSMLAQIYLLTGKEDKALHLFNENERYLPESAGMALQSTTKAFIYYLQEKYDESEEVAAQVVLFHPETPLARLIVIACKNRKGDFEQSESHIKKFFEYHPHFKKSDLEKLLSGIAPSKKNVILSCISNVFP from the coding sequence ATGGGCGTCTACAATATCGTCATCGGCAACAAAAGCGAGGCCATCGCTTATTTCAAGCAAATACTGAAGGCAAATCCGGAAGATTTCAGAACTCGGAGCATGCTCGCACAAATCTACCTGCTCACCGGGAAAGAGGACAAAGCCCTCCACCTGTTCAACGAGAACGAGCGTTACCTTCCGGAATCCGCCGGAATGGCCCTCCAGTCGACAACAAAGGCTTTCATCTACTACCTGCAAGAAAAATACGATGAAAGCGAGGAAGTCGCCGCCCAAGTCGTCCTTTTCCACCCCGAAACACCACTTGCAAGGTTAATCGTCATCGCCTGCAAAAATCGTAAAGGCGATTTCGAACAAAGCGAAAGCCACATCAAGAAATTCTTCGAGTATCACCCGCATTTCAAGAAGTCGGATCTGGAAAAATTGCTTTCGGGCATTGCGCCTTCGAAAAAAAACGTCATTCTCAGCTGTATCAGCAACGTTTTTCCGTAA
- a CDS encoding type II toxin-antitoxin system RelB/DinJ family antitoxin — translation MNMGIVSVRMDEETKEKFTGFCKSVGISVSAAVNMFARMTIQENRLPFDVKGLPKQ, via the coding sequence ATGAATATGGGTATAGTATCTGTACGTATGGACGAAGAAACAAAGGAAAAATTCACCGGTTTCTGCAAGTCGGTCGGTATTTCTGTCTCGGCAGCTGTGAACATGTTTGCACGCATGACCATTCAGGAAAACCGTCTGCCGTTCGACGTTAAAGGCCTTCCCAAGCAGTAG